From Streptomyces fungicidicus, one genomic window encodes:
- a CDS encoding TetR family transcriptional regulator, which produces MRTVDGRVAGRRGQATRQKLLDCLSEMLSSSPYRDVKVIDVARKAGTSPATFYQYFPDVEGAVLEIAEHMAADSAALGELLEGRSWAGKAGWQTAQELVDGFLEFWRKHDAILRVVDLGAAEGDKRFYKLRMKILNSVNGSLADSVAELQAKGRIDKDVNPAAIAGSLVAMLAAVASHQKGFSSWGVKQAELKPNLALLVHLGVTGKKPAK; this is translated from the coding sequence GTGCGTACCGTCGACGGCCGCGTGGCCGGCCGGCGTGGGCAGGCGACCCGGCAGAAGCTGCTCGACTGCCTCAGCGAGATGCTCAGCTCCTCCCCCTACCGGGACGTCAAAGTCATCGATGTCGCGCGGAAGGCGGGCACCTCGCCCGCGACCTTCTACCAGTACTTCCCGGACGTCGAGGGCGCCGTCCTGGAGATCGCCGAGCACATGGCCGCGGACAGCGCCGCGTTGGGCGAGCTGCTGGAGGGCCGTTCCTGGGCGGGGAAGGCCGGCTGGCAGACGGCCCAGGAACTCGTCGACGGGTTCCTGGAGTTCTGGCGGAAGCACGACGCGATCCTGCGGGTCGTGGACCTCGGCGCGGCCGAGGGCGACAAGCGCTTCTACAAGCTCCGCATGAAGATCCTCAACTCGGTGAACGGCTCGCTGGCCGACTCGGTCGCCGAGCTGCAGGCCAAGGGGCGGATCGACAAGGACGTGAATCCCGCCGCGATCGCCGGCTCCCTGGTCGCCATGCTGGCCGCCGTCGCGTCCCACCAGAAAGGTTTCTCCTCCTGGGGCGTCAAGCAGGCGGAGCTCAAACCGAACCTGGCGCTGCTGGTGCATCTGGGGGTCACCGGCAAGAAGCCGGCGAAGTAG
- a CDS encoding pyridoxine/pyridoxamine 5'-phosphate oxidase, translating to MEPDLHELLRSLRVWDPETTDLPAFDPAAAPAAPLPLFTRWFAEAAAAGQAEPHTMSLATADADGLPDVRIVTLHGADDGGWSFATHAHSRKGGHLAARPYAALAFYWPVLGRQVRVRGPVRTASAEEAQADLHARSTGALAAALTGTQSGPLGSPEELARASEAAWERARREPDAPAPSWTLYRLRADEVEFFQGEARRRHVRLRYRRSGAGWVRESLWP from the coding sequence ATGGAACCCGATCTTCACGAGTTGCTGAGGTCGCTGCGGGTGTGGGACCCGGAGACCACCGACCTGCCGGCGTTCGACCCGGCCGCCGCTCCCGCCGCACCGCTGCCCCTGTTCACGCGGTGGTTCGCCGAGGCGGCGGCGGCCGGGCAGGCCGAGCCGCACACCATGTCCCTGGCCACGGCGGACGCGGACGGGCTGCCGGACGTACGGATCGTGACGCTGCACGGCGCGGACGACGGCGGCTGGTCCTTTGCCACCCACGCGCACAGCCGCAAGGGGGGCCACCTCGCCGCCCGCCCGTATGCCGCGCTGGCCTTCTACTGGCCGGTGCTGGGCCGCCAGGTGCGGGTGCGCGGCCCCGTCCGGACGGCGTCGGCCGAGGAGGCGCAGGCCGATCTGCACGCCCGGTCCACCGGGGCGCTGGCCGCCGCGCTGACCGGCACGCAGAGCGGGCCGCTCGGCTCGCCCGAGGAGCTGGCACGGGCCTCGGAGGCCGCCTGGGAGCGGGCGCGGCGGGAGCCGGACGCCCCGGCGCCGTCGTGGACCCTGTACCGGCTGCGGGCGGACGAGGTGGAGTTCTTCCAGGGCGAGGCCCGGCGGCGGCACGTACGGCTGCGCTACCGGCGCTCCGGGGCGGGCTGGGTCAGGGAGTCCCTGTGGCCGTGA
- a CDS encoding pyridoxamine 5'-phosphate oxidase family protein produces MALTREEREQFLAEPHIAALSVNAGGGRAPLTVPIWYQYAPGGDVWIMTGLDSRKNRLIGAAGRFSLMVDRVTPTIRYVSVEGPVLGTEPATVERLREMAARYLPAGKVDGYVDFAWKSHGEQVIVRMRPERWVSSDLGSV; encoded by the coding sequence ATGGCCCTGACCCGCGAAGAGCGCGAACAGTTCCTGGCCGAGCCGCACATCGCGGCGCTCTCGGTAAACGCGGGCGGTGGCCGCGCCCCGCTCACCGTGCCCATCTGGTACCAGTACGCGCCCGGCGGCGACGTATGGATCATGACCGGCCTGGACTCGCGCAAGAACCGGCTGATCGGTGCGGCGGGGCGGTTCTCGCTGATGGTCGACCGCGTCACGCCCACCATCCGCTACGTCTCCGTCGAGGGCCCCGTCCTCGGGACGGAGCCCGCCACCGTCGAACGGCTGCGGGAGATGGCCGCGCGCTATCTGCCGGCCGGCAAGGTGGACGGGTACGTCGACTTCGCCTGGAAGAGCCACGGCGAGCAGGTGATCGTCCGGATGCGGCCGGAGCGGTGGGTGTCGTCGGATCTCGGATCGGTGTGA
- a CDS encoding GNAT family N-acetyltransferase translates to MPSSSERPRPLSELHGYGLLLRPWDADSGADVEVWLRGLTDPEFQRWNTPYRPVTGPDAARESLRRVARRDADGTAASFRIADAVGGTALGHIGVNEIHPVLRRGTVGYWVLPEARGRGIATRALLLTARWAFTGLGLHRLELDHAVGHDVSCRIAGRCGFRPEGTRRGAILAAGRRDAFRDAHVHARLATDPEPPPPAVTATGTP, encoded by the coding sequence ATGCCCTCCTCATCCGAACGACCCCGGCCCCTGTCCGAACTCCACGGGTACGGACTGCTGTTGCGCCCCTGGGACGCGGACTCCGGGGCCGACGTCGAGGTGTGGCTGCGCGGCCTCACGGACCCGGAGTTCCAGCGCTGGAACACCCCGTACCGGCCGGTCACCGGTCCGGACGCCGCCCGGGAGTCGCTCCGCCGGGTCGCGCGGCGGGACGCGGACGGCACGGCGGCGTCCTTCCGGATCGCCGACGCGGTCGGCGGCACGGCGCTGGGACACATCGGCGTCAACGAGATCCACCCGGTGCTGCGGCGTGGCACGGTCGGCTACTGGGTGCTCCCCGAGGCCCGTGGCCGGGGCATCGCCACCCGGGCGCTGCTGCTCACCGCCCGGTGGGCGTTCACCGGGCTCGGACTGCACCGGCTGGAGCTGGACCACGCCGTCGGACACGACGTCTCCTGCCGGATCGCCGGGCGGTGCGGCTTCCGTCCCGAGGGGACCAGGCGCGGGGCGATCCTCGCGGCCGGCCGCCGCGACGCCTTCCGCGACGCCCATGTGCACGCCCGCCTGGCCACCGACCCGGAGCCCCCTCCCCCGGCCGTCACGGCCACAGGGACTCCCTGA